A section of the Babylonia areolata isolate BAREFJ2019XMU chromosome 1, ASM4173473v1, whole genome shotgun sequence genome encodes:
- the LOC143281166 gene encoding methionine-R-sulfoxide reductase B1-like, translating to MSFCGWFSGEHYRSHFETGHYVCAKCGYELFSSKSKYEHSSPWPAFTETIHTDSVSKRPESDTALKVSCGKCGNGLGHEFLGDGPKKGQSRFUIFSSSIKFVPNSKAVNGN from the exons ATGTCGTTTTGTGGGTGGTTTTCGGGAGAACACTACCGTAGTCATTTTGAAACAG GCCACTATGTCTGTGCAAAGTGTGGCTACGAGCTGTTCAGCAGTAAGAGCAAATATGAGCATTCTTCTCCATGGCCAGCCTTTACCGAGACCATCCACACCGACAGTGTCAGCAAGCGGCCAGAATCTGATACAGCTTTGAAG GTTTCTTGTGGAAAGTGTGGCAACGGTCTTGGCCATGAGTTCCTAGGAGACGGACCAAAGAAGGGACAATCACGCTTCTGAATATTCAGCTCTTCCATAAAGTTTGTTCCAAATTCTA